From Chiloscyllium punctatum isolate Juve2018m chromosome 36, sChiPun1.3, whole genome shotgun sequence, the proteins below share one genomic window:
- the LOC140460977 gene encoding uncharacterized protein isoform X2 — translation MEKPWKCGDCGVGFRSPSALEIHRRVHTGERPFACPDCGKGFTKSSSLQRHRQVHTGERPFSCPECGKGFTHSSALLTHRRAHTGERPFSCPECGKGFRDSSTLLRHQRVHTGERPFGCPECGRAFKDPSTLQKHRRVHTGERPFVCSECGKGFTQSCHLLTHRPVHTGERPFSCPVCGKAFTKSSNLRTHRRLHTGERPFGCPECGKGFRDSSTLLTHRRVHAGERPFVCSQCSKGFTRSSYLLTHQRVHTGDEK, via the exons ATGGAGAAACCCTGGAAATGTGGCGATTGCGGGGTCGGCTTCCGCTCCCCCTCGGCGCTGGAGATCCACCGGCGCGTCCACACCGGGGAGCGGCCGTTTGCCTGTCCCGACTGCGGGAAGGGTTTCACCAAGTCGTCGTCGTTGCAGAGACACCGgcaggtccacaccggggagaggccgttcagctgccccgagtgcgggaagggcttcacccacTCGTccgccctgctgacccaccggcgggcCCACACGGGCGAGAGGCCCttctcctgccccgagtgcggcAAGGGCTTCAGAGACTCCTCCACCCTGCTgcggcaccagcgggtccacaccggggagaggcccttcggCTGTCCCGAGTGCGGCCGGGCCTTCAAGGACCCCTCCACCCTGCAGaagcaccggcgggtccacacgggggagcgGCCCTTCGTCTGCTCCGAGTGCGGCAAGGGCTTCACTCAGTCGtgccacctgctgacccaccggcccgtccacaccggggagcggccgttctcctgccccgtcTGCGGCAAGGCCTTCACCAAGTCGTCCAACCTGCGGACCCACCGGCGgctccacaccggggagaggcccttcggCTGCCCCGAGTGCGGCAAGGGCTTCAGAGACTCCTCCACCCTactgacccaccggcgggtccacgcGGGGGAGCGGCCCTTCGTCTGCTCGCAGTGCAGCAAGGGCTTCACCCGCTCGTCctacctgctgacccaccagcgggtccacaccg gtgatgaaaagtag
- the LOC140460977 gene encoding uncharacterized protein isoform X1, whose protein sequence is MEKPWKCGDCGVGFRSPSALEIHRRVHTGERPFACPDCGKGFTKSSSLQRHRQVHTGERPFSCPECGKGFTHSSALLTHRRAHTGERPFSCPECGKGFRDSSTLLRHQRVHTGERPFGCPECGRAFKDPSTLQKHRRVHTGERPFVCSECGKGFTQSCHLLTHRPVHTGERPFSCPVCGKAFTKSSNLRTHRRLHTGERPFGCPECGKGFRDSSTLLTHRRVHAGERPFVCSQCSKGFTRSSYLLTHQRVHTGERPYVCPACGKGFTLLSVLLTHQRTHR, encoded by the coding sequence ATGGAGAAACCCTGGAAATGTGGCGATTGCGGGGTCGGCTTCCGCTCCCCCTCGGCGCTGGAGATCCACCGGCGCGTCCACACCGGGGAGCGGCCGTTTGCCTGTCCCGACTGCGGGAAGGGTTTCACCAAGTCGTCGTCGTTGCAGAGACACCGgcaggtccacaccggggagaggccgttcagctgccccgagtgcgggaagggcttcacccacTCGTccgccctgctgacccaccggcgggcCCACACGGGCGAGAGGCCCttctcctgccccgagtgcggcAAGGGCTTCAGAGACTCCTCCACCCTGCTgcggcaccagcgggtccacaccggggagaggcccttcggCTGTCCCGAGTGCGGCCGGGCCTTCAAGGACCCCTCCACCCTGCAGaagcaccggcgggtccacacgggggagcgGCCCTTCGTCTGCTCCGAGTGCGGCAAGGGCTTCACTCAGTCGtgccacctgctgacccaccggcccgtccacaccggggagcggccgttctcctgccccgtcTGCGGCAAGGCCTTCACCAAGTCGTCCAACCTGCGGACCCACCGGCGgctccacaccggggagaggcccttcggCTGCCCCGAGTGCGGCAAGGGCTTCAGAGACTCCTCCACCCTactgacccaccggcgggtccacgcGGGGGAGCGGCCCTTCGTCTGCTCGCAGTGCAGCAAGGGCTTCACCCGCTCGTCctacctgctgacccaccagcgggtccacaccggtgAGAGGCCTTATGTCTGCCCGGCctgtgggaaaggcttcactCTGCTCTCCGTGCTGCTGACGCACCAGAGAACACACCGGTGA